One region of Polynucleobacter sp. MWH-Aus1W21 genomic DNA includes:
- a CDS encoding carbonic anhydrase, whose protein sequence is MKKINLTPPSLAAFSLLIGLMFAGIAIASDSHDAPAPAATATPASKPKAVSGSADDEMSKALMNKISKGSGDIVIRTGDLPAGTAAAEAKTAEAKPKAAAKMNKSSEKEAADAHGVHWSYIDGPGGPENWGNLSKDNLACLKGKTQSPININVDRAVKAELPPIEFLYRPSSLSIVDNGHTVMVNYGEGSNLIVDGRQYRLVQFHFHKPSEEAINGERTDMVVHLVHQHHDGSLAVVGVLMSTKNSPVARKFWFGDEPAKGNPLIQTLWNNIPLVKNKTEMPGVMIDVNQMLPSDRSYFTYMGSLTTPPCSENVLWFVMKNPISVSEDQVKNFDRIYPMNARPLQPKGDRLIKETKGN, encoded by the coding sequence ATGAAAAAGATAAACCTGACCCCTCCCTCACTTGCTGCGTTTAGCTTATTAATTGGCTTGATGTTTGCGGGCATTGCAATTGCTAGCGATTCCCATGACGCTCCAGCGCCAGCGGCAACGGCTACTCCAGCTTCCAAGCCAAAGGCTGTTTCTGGATCAGCCGATGATGAAATGAGCAAGGCGCTCATGAACAAAATTAGTAAGGGCTCGGGTGACATCGTCATACGCACAGGTGACTTGCCAGCGGGCACGGCTGCTGCTGAGGCAAAAACAGCCGAGGCCAAGCCAAAAGCGGCAGCCAAAATGAACAAGTCCTCGGAAAAGGAGGCGGCTGATGCTCATGGTGTTCATTGGTCTTATATAGATGGGCCTGGCGGACCTGAAAATTGGGGAAATTTGAGTAAAGACAATCTAGCTTGCCTCAAGGGTAAAACGCAGTCTCCCATCAATATTAATGTTGATAGAGCAGTGAAGGCAGAATTGCCCCCCATTGAATTTCTCTACCGCCCATCTTCGTTATCGATCGTGGATAACGGCCATACTGTCATGGTGAATTATGGAGAGGGCAGTAATTTGATTGTTGATGGACGTCAATATCGTTTAGTTCAATTTCACTTCCATAAGCCCAGCGAAGAGGCGATTAATGGTGAGAGAACCGATATGGTTGTTCATCTAGTGCATCAGCACCATGACGGTAGTTTGGCTGTGGTTGGCGTGCTGATGAGCACTAAAAATAGCCCAGTAGCCCGCAAATTCTGGTTTGGTGACGAGCCAGCAAAGGGTAACCCACTCATTCAGACGCTCTGGAATAACATTCCATTGGTAAAAAATAAGACAGAAATGCCGGGCGTCATGATTGATGTCAATCAGATGTTGCCGTCAGATAGAAGCTACTTCACCTATATGGGCTCCCTAACAACCCCGCCTTGCAGTGAGAATGTACTTTGGTTTGTTATGAAGAATCCAATTTCAGTAAGTGAAGATCAGGTCAAAAACTTTGATCGCATCTACCCAATGAATGCTCGCCCTTTGCAGCCTAAAGGAGATCGTTTGATTAAAGAGACCAAGGGTAACTAA
- a CDS encoding flagellar biosynthetic protein FliR, whose translation MLTMTGLQIEQYMAIFMFASLRVFGLFLTTPMFAFRSLPMQFRLLIALSFAVYIMPLIGGEQIPNPGSITFFASVIEVAIGAFIGFVIRVGFMVIDIASEVLSFQAGFSFASAYFRDPTLDSGLVGQFLGLIVIALAFTLNIHLVLIDLVLESFKTIPVGQWPGVWSSKGVVDVVAASFRLGLILSMPILLVYMMFNLTQAFLGRTSPQMNLFSVGFAVSIPLAFLVIFMILPDLQIVLERSLENPLQLIRQGVGTPNAQ comes from the coding sequence ATGTTGACCATGACCGGTCTTCAAATTGAGCAGTACATGGCAATTTTTATGTTTGCCTCGCTCAGAGTTTTTGGCCTTTTCTTAACGACCCCGATGTTTGCATTTCGTTCTTTGCCTATGCAATTTCGTTTGCTCATTGCGCTATCTTTTGCTGTTTACATCATGCCGCTAATTGGTGGAGAGCAAATTCCAAATCCTGGAAGTATTACTTTTTTTGCATCAGTCATAGAGGTGGCAATTGGAGCCTTCATTGGCTTTGTCATTCGTGTTGGTTTTATGGTGATCGATATTGCTTCAGAAGTGCTCTCTTTTCAGGCCGGCTTTAGTTTTGCTTCTGCCTATTTCCGAGATCCAACCCTAGACTCCGGTTTGGTAGGTCAGTTTTTGGGTTTGATTGTGATTGCGTTGGCCTTTACATTAAATATTCACTTGGTATTGATTGATCTAGTGTTAGAGAGCTTTAAGACTATCCCCGTAGGTCAATGGCCTGGGGTATGGTCATCTAAAGGGGTGGTTGATGTGGTTGCTGCCTCGTTTCGTTTAGGGTTAATCTTATCAATGCCCATTTTGCTGGTATATATGATGTTTAATTTGACCCAAGCTTTTTTGGGAAGAACGAGTCCTCAGATGAATTTATTTTCCGTAGGATTTGCAGTGAGTATTCCTTTGGCCTTTTTAGTAATATTTATGATTCTTCCGGATTTACAAATTGTTTTGGAGCGTTCACTTGAAAATCCATTGCAACTCATTCGCCAAGGTGTGGGAACCCCAAATGCTCAATAG
- a CDS encoding flagellar biosynthetic protein FliQ: MESGTVIDLVYQALRMAAVLAGPILMALLVVGLVIGILQAATSVNESTVAFVPKLIVFGVVILLIGPVSLALFTDYIKELFARIPGLVN, from the coding sequence ATGGAAAGCGGGACCGTTATCGATTTGGTTTATCAGGCATTAAGAATGGCTGCAGTCCTGGCTGGACCAATTCTGATGGCGCTATTGGTAGTTGGTTTAGTGATTGGTATTTTGCAGGCCGCTACCTCTGTGAATGAATCAACAGTAGCTTTTGTTCCAAAGCTAATTGTTTTTGGTGTTGTCATTTTGTTAATTGGGCCAGTGAGTCTTGCCTTGTTTACTGATTACATCAAAGAGCTTTTTGCTCGCATCCCGGGTTTAGTAAATTAA
- the fliP gene encoding flagellar type III secretion system pore protein FliP (The bacterial flagellar biogenesis protein FliP forms a type III secretion system (T3SS)-type pore required for flagellar assembly.): MKRKIFWWSTAFTVLIGLLPLFAWGQTLPLVTAKQSGGGTLYAVPVETILALTALSFLPAALVLMTSFTRILIVFSLLRQALGLTTMPPNIVLIGLSFFLTLFIMNPVFDSIYQNAYQPYSAGKMGFPQAVEVGAKPLKEFMLKQTRRDDLNLFAKLYGKEIVAREDVPFTVLIPAFAISEIKTGFLIGFVIYLPFLVIDFAVASILTSLGMVMVSPMMFSLPLKLIVFALADGWTLLSASLVQSYIN, from the coding sequence TTGAAGCGCAAAATCTTTTGGTGGTCGACAGCATTCACTGTCCTCATTGGGCTGCTGCCACTGTTTGCATGGGGTCAGACCTTACCGCTAGTGACTGCTAAACAATCCGGTGGTGGTACGCTGTACGCGGTTCCTGTGGAAACGATCTTAGCTTTAACGGCGCTGAGCTTCTTGCCAGCAGCATTGGTGCTGATGACCAGTTTTACACGCATCTTAATTGTGTTTTCTTTATTGCGTCAGGCTCTGGGCTTAACAACAATGCCACCAAACATTGTGTTGATTGGCCTATCTTTTTTCCTGACCTTATTCATCATGAATCCAGTATTCGATTCCATTTATCAAAATGCTTACCAACCCTATTCAGCCGGTAAGATGGGCTTTCCCCAGGCGGTAGAGGTGGGAGCAAAACCTTTAAAAGAATTTATGTTGAAGCAAACTCGCAGAGATGATTTAAATCTATTTGCTAAGTTATATGGCAAAGAGATTGTCGCTCGTGAAGATGTCCCTTTTACTGTATTGATTCCCGCGTTTGCGATCTCAGAAATTAAAACAGGGTTTTTAATTGGCTTTGTTATCTATTTGCCATTCTTAGTTATTGACTTTGCAGTTGCCAGTATCTTGACCTCTTTGGGTATGGTCATGGTGTCGCCGATGATGTTTTCTCTTCCGCTGAAATTAATTGTTTTCGCACTAGCGGATGGCTGGACCTTGTTATCAGCTTCCCTAGTTCAAAGTTATATCAATTAA
- the fliO gene encoding flagellar biosynthetic protein FliO, giving the protein MLLFSFIWLALAAALIWIVAYLVKRDSAMRATNPHVMILAQQALGPRERVVVLNVLNRILVVGHTPSQITLLTELEPEDVANLKPQPTTADFANNLRQFVKRKLS; this is encoded by the coding sequence ATGTTACTTTTTTCATTTATTTGGCTAGCATTAGCAGCCGCACTTATATGGATCGTCGCCTATCTTGTGAAGCGCGATTCAGCAATGAGGGCAACTAATCCCCATGTCATGATCTTAGCTCAACAGGCACTTGGCCCACGGGAGCGAGTCGTTGTCTTGAATGTTCTCAATCGAATCTTAGTGGTGGGTCATACACCATCACAAATTACTCTATTAACCGAGTTAGAGCCGGAAGATGTAGCTAATCTCAAGCCTCAACCCACAACTGCAGACTTTGCAAACAACTTACGCCAGTTTGTTAAAAGGAAGTTGAGTTGA
- the fliN gene encoding flagellar motor switch protein FliN → MAENDNDLAKSLTSTDVSGSLRKATFNNLEDGTKANADFNEIDLVMDVPVQVTVELGRAKMQIRNLLNLTYGSVIELDILAGEPLEVVVNGCLVAQGEVVIVNDRYGIRLTDIVTPAERLRKINR, encoded by the coding sequence ATGGCTGAAAATGACAACGATTTAGCGAAATCGCTTACCAGCACAGATGTGTCAGGTTCTTTGCGCAAAGCCACTTTTAATAATTTAGAAGATGGTACAAAAGCCAACGCTGATTTCAATGAAATTGACTTGGTGATGGATGTGCCAGTCCAAGTAACGGTTGAATTGGGCCGTGCCAAGATGCAAATTCGAAACTTACTCAACCTCACATATGGCTCGGTAATAGAGTTGGATATTTTGGCTGGTGAACCACTGGAAGTGGTTGTAAATGGTTGTTTGGTTGCGCAGGGCGAAGTGGTGATTGTGAATGATCGTTATGGCATTCGTTTGACCGACATTGTTACTCCAGCAGAACGACTTCGTAAAATTAATCGTTAA
- the fliM gene encoding flagellar motor switch protein FliM codes for MAAEEINVEMNIDAEDQRAMFDKSKIIARRRMPTLELIHERFSRAVRLTLFNMIRAPIEVQMHLPVVKSYQKFVDEFPERTNINIVGIRPLRGVGCWIVDPGVVYIAIDNMFGGEGRLAPRLNLREYTATELRIIRRLVDAFLSEYEKAWKSVYEIKFDFMRQETNFGFAKITSPGEMVLHSKFTIEINGRPGDIDLCIPFWVLEPVKSILYNNMQGFATEPDQHWTDLLSDQVHEAPVTAVAVLARKQMLLREITSLSVGDIIPIEINDPVTVYVDGLPVIKGQYGTKDGRYSVKVGTIQHPAEFLKSPLESARLGPSMMRSAEKGELYEQITEPAHVSAETPMTTVARDTISEIADGLVPDA; via the coding sequence ATGGCGGCAGAGGAAATCAATGTCGAAATGAACATTGACGCTGAAGATCAGCGTGCGATGTTTGATAAATCGAAGATTATTGCTCGGCGCCGCATGCCGACGCTGGAGCTTATTCACGAGCGTTTTAGCCGTGCCGTTCGTTTGACACTCTTTAATATGATTCGCGCACCGATTGAGGTGCAAATGCATCTTCCGGTTGTCAAAAGCTATCAAAAATTTGTCGATGAATTTCCAGAGCGGACCAATATTAATATTGTTGGTATTCGCCCATTGCGGGGTGTTGGCTGCTGGATTGTTGATCCAGGCGTTGTATATATTGCGATTGATAACATGTTTGGCGGTGAGGGACGCTTAGCCCCCCGTTTGAATTTGCGTGAATATACGGCCACTGAACTCAGAATTATTCGCCGTCTGGTGGATGCTTTTTTAAGTGAATATGAAAAGGCTTGGAAATCAGTCTATGAAATCAAGTTTGACTTCATGCGCCAAGAAACCAACTTTGGCTTTGCAAAAATAACCTCGCCAGGCGAGATGGTTTTGCATTCTAAATTCACAATTGAAATTAATGGACGCCCTGGCGATATTGATCTTTGTATTCCATTTTGGGTGCTAGAACCAGTTAAAAGCATCTTGTACAACAATATGCAAGGCTTTGCGACGGAGCCTGACCAGCACTGGACCGATTTACTTAGTGATCAGGTGCATGAAGCGCCCGTTACGGCAGTAGCAGTTTTGGCTCGCAAGCAAATGCTTCTGCGTGAAATCACCTCTTTATCGGTAGGCGACATTATTCCTATCGAAATTAACGATCCCGTTACCGTGTACGTGGATGGCTTACCAGTGATTAAGGGGCAGTACGGCACAAAAGATGGGCGCTACTCAGTTAAGGTGGGTACTATTCAGCATCCAGCAGAGTTTTTGAAGAGTCCGCTGGAGAGCGCAAGACTGGGCCCAAGCATGATGCGCAGCGCTGAAAAGGGCGAACTTTATGAACAGATCACCGAGCCAGCGCATGTCTCGGCAGAAACCCCAATGACTACTGTCGCTAGAGATACAATTAGCGAGATTGCAGACGGCTTAGTGCCTGATGCCTAA
- a CDS encoding flagellar basal body-associated FliL family protein: MAEEERVEPTLDPNAAAAAAASAPPPVQNDGGEEHGEKPKSKKMLFIIIGLVVVIGGAVGGYMYMSHAEEAKKHAEEEAKRPENILKKQLTERKENAPPIYIPLEEMVVNLPGRGGEHYLQTKIVLRTNDSSTEGKIKNFMPVIRDKIITVLSSRQMQELATVEGKVMMAREIALVINSIIAPQLTAIYVLQQQPGTADLQNLERIGAVPKETSSGQKITGEAARAAAEFWNVTEMDLPVQAVLFSSFVMQ, translated from the coding sequence ATGGCTGAAGAAGAACGCGTTGAACCCACACTAGATCCAAACGCTGCGGCTGCTGCTGCAGCTTCTGCGCCGCCCCCTGTTCAAAATGATGGCGGTGAAGAACACGGTGAAAAGCCTAAAAGCAAGAAGATGCTCTTCATCATTATTGGATTGGTTGTAGTCATCGGCGGCGCTGTTGGTGGTTATATGTATATGAGCCATGCTGAGGAAGCAAAAAAGCATGCTGAAGAAGAAGCTAAGCGCCCAGAAAATATTCTCAAGAAGCAGTTAACGGAACGCAAAGAAAATGCGCCTCCAATCTATATTCCGTTGGAAGAGATGGTAGTGAATCTTCCTGGACGTGGTGGTGAGCATTATTTGCAAACCAAGATTGTTCTCAGAACAAACGATTCATCTACCGAAGGCAAGATCAAAAATTTTATGCCAGTTATTCGGGATAAGATTATTACCGTATTGTCTTCACGCCAGATGCAAGAATTGGCTACTGTAGAGGGCAAAGTCATGATGGCTCGTGAAATTGCTTTGGTTATTAATTCGATCATTGCGCCACAACTGACTGCAATTTATGTATTGCAGCAACAGCCAGGCACCGCTGATTTGCAAAACTTAGAACGAATTGGCGCAGTTCCAAAAGAAACATCCTCGGGTCAGAAAATTACCGGAGAAGCAGCTAGAGCCGCGGCAGAATTTTGGAATGTGACTGAAATGGATTTACCCGTTCAGGCTGTGTTGTTTAGTTCTTTTGTGATGCAGTAA
- a CDS encoding flagellar hook-length control protein FliK → MSSVGQIQIQAAKNSANNAVAKSGSTPGGSALSAGFEAYMAALDQSRMARQGVQASSDKYSTPHSKPAFVNRQNLPIAQQDSQNSANSSDPMQLLMAQLAAQGLLAQNGQVQNVQSALSLPQGSGDAQVSDIQKLMASLNGQATTPQDMLGLAGQQLDPKQLSLISQALSKAMRANGQAPDAAMQTQAANLLQALVSNSQNQASGQTPAQIASAIQSLAQKNGVTLPADLQSQLTDLINKGSADKANLGGIKLIGVQGEAQAKAAATDPNAAVDPARAQTIQNLTERKLPQAFTSAADKLQKGKGQDSVLAPTTLGDKSLMPKAQAAIDSSLSSLNPLKSQNDTPKLGQSELEPIKAKLGELETVKFKPTELQAPSDRQDLNALAAAANGNLAKADTHLAANAQKVEIKASEVSLASGPLHNEVMSAAKSGGGRIMLELTPPEQGTIRIDLRISQSGQAHLIVEGASDATKSRLDQGGQSLKNEFAQMGLNLSLDLRQGNQSQQARDQAFANPRQTFYTNNTTLSQGLSSSQALSSIGSGDNRGNSSTVHLYA, encoded by the coding sequence ATGTCGTCAGTTGGTCAAATTCAGATACAAGCAGCAAAAAACAGCGCGAATAATGCTGTTGCTAAGTCAGGCTCTACGCCTGGCGGCTCTGCTTTGTCCGCTGGTTTTGAGGCTTACATGGCTGCGTTAGATCAATCCAGGATGGCTCGCCAGGGTGTGCAAGCGAGTTCAGACAAGTACTCCACTCCACATTCCAAGCCGGCTTTTGTAAATCGGCAAAATTTGCCGATTGCTCAGCAAGATTCGCAAAACTCTGCAAATAGTTCCGACCCAATGCAGTTATTAATGGCCCAATTGGCCGCTCAAGGATTGTTGGCCCAAAATGGCCAGGTACAGAATGTGCAAAGTGCGCTTAGCCTTCCTCAAGGGTCCGGTGATGCGCAGGTATCTGATATTCAAAAATTAATGGCAAGCCTAAATGGCCAAGCCACTACGCCACAAGATATGCTTGGCCTTGCGGGTCAGCAGTTGGATCCCAAGCAGCTTTCACTAATAAGTCAGGCGCTCTCTAAAGCAATGCGCGCTAATGGACAAGCGCCCGATGCGGCTATGCAAACGCAAGCAGCTAATTTATTGCAAGCATTGGTGTCTAACTCCCAAAATCAAGCTTCAGGCCAAACCCCGGCTCAAATTGCAAGCGCTATTCAAAGTTTGGCTCAGAAAAATGGCGTTACCTTGCCGGCTGACTTGCAATCTCAGCTAACCGATCTGATTAATAAAGGTAGTGCTGATAAGGCAAATCTAGGCGGTATTAAATTAATTGGGGTACAAGGGGAAGCGCAGGCTAAAGCTGCTGCTACTGACCCAAATGCTGCTGTAGACCCAGCCAGAGCACAGACGATTCAGAATCTAACTGAGCGTAAATTGCCTCAGGCATTTACTAGCGCTGCTGATAAATTGCAAAAAGGTAAAGGTCAGGACAGCGTCTTAGCCCCAACTACTCTTGGTGATAAATCCTTAATGCCTAAAGCACAGGCGGCAATTGATTCCAGTCTGAGCTCACTAAATCCCCTTAAATCTCAAAATGACACGCCTAAATTGGGTCAGTCTGAGTTAGAGCCCATTAAGGCAAAGTTGGGCGAACTCGAAACAGTAAAATTTAAGCCGACTGAATTGCAGGCCCCTTCTGATCGGCAAGATTTAAATGCATTAGCGGCTGCCGCTAATGGCAATTTAGCTAAAGCCGATACTCATTTGGCGGCAAATGCTCAAAAAGTGGAGATCAAGGCTTCCGAAGTCTCCCTAGCAAGTGGCCCTTTGCATAATGAGGTCATGAGCGCCGCAAAATCAGGTGGCGGCAGAATTATGTTGGAGTTAACCCCTCCAGAACAAGGGACTATTCGCATTGATTTGCGCATTAGCCAAAGTGGACAAGCTCACTTAATTGTGGAAGGTGCAAGCGATGCCACTAAGTCTCGTCTAGACCAGGGTGGTCAGAGTCTTAAGAATGAATTCGCCCAAATGGGTCTAAATTTATCGCTGGATTTACGTCAAGGTAATCAGTCCCAGCAGGCTAGAGATCAGGCGTTTGCAAACCCGCGCCAAACCTTCTACACCAATAACACAACGCTTTCTCAAGGCTTAAGCTCATCACAAGCCCTCAGTTCTATCGGATCAGGTGATAATAGGGGAAATAGCAGTACAGTTCACCTGTATGCTTGA
- a CDS encoding flagellar export protein FliJ, giving the protein MSAIELLLRLAKIREDQAMARAKRVAGQVNQTKAFKNQVLEYAKEYEGQMLAAANETLSVAFMQDANAFREKLIQSAVEMDGQILGLSRASEDTLAVATQARMRTRGLTKLVDKKRLEARKKKAKAEMNQFEDNYAARLSVNSGTKDA; this is encoded by the coding sequence ATGTCTGCTATAGAGCTATTGCTGCGTTTAGCCAAAATCCGCGAGGATCAGGCTATGGCGCGTGCCAAACGTGTAGCTGGACAAGTAAATCAAACAAAAGCCTTTAAAAATCAAGTGCTTGAGTACGCCAAAGAATATGAAGGTCAAATGTTAGCGGCTGCTAACGAAACCCTCTCCGTAGCCTTTATGCAAGATGCTAATGCCTTCAGAGAAAAGCTCATTCAAAGCGCTGTAGAGATGGATGGTCAGATTTTGGGGCTCTCAAGAGCTTCTGAAGATACGCTTGCAGTCGCCACCCAGGCAAGAATGCGTACCCGTGGACTCACAAAACTAGTCGATAAAAAGAGGCTGGAAGCCCGTAAGAAAAAGGCTAAGGCAGAAATGAATCAGTTTGAAGATAACTACGCCGCAAGACTCAGCGTCAATTCTGGCACGAAAGATGCATAG
- a CDS encoding FliI/YscN family ATPase — protein MSQLQPAEVAIQLEMRKQHLMEMPRSIREGKLKRVSGIVLEVEGLPMSIGTGATILSEIGGKTYDAECIGFNGGITYLMPIDAMEGISPGALVYPANTPFSSGVGYTSSAIGEPLPIGESLLGRVVDGLGRPIDGKGYGEKQFAPTIQRTLNPLDRTPIHEPLDVGIQAVNGLLTVGRGQRVGIFAGSGVGKSVLLGMLARNCVADVIVIGLVGERGREVREFCEETLGPESFKRAVVVAAPADASPLARSKGASYATDVAIWFRDQGKHVVLIVDSLTRYAMALREIGLSLGEAPVARGYPPSVFARMPELVERVGNGANPDGSITAFYTVLLEGDDTNDPVADTARGILDGHFFLSRELADSGHYPAIDVEKSISRVMPKVVSKEHLLSARRLKQLYSRYMRGRDLVSMGAYIAGTDPELDAALQAWPKIQAFLQQDAEVAIPIDQTETLLFEIAPPAA, from the coding sequence ATGAGTCAATTGCAGCCGGCTGAAGTAGCAATTCAGTTAGAGATGCGTAAGCAGCATTTGATGGAAATGCCTAGATCGATTCGCGAAGGTAAATTAAAACGGGTATCTGGAATTGTCTTAGAGGTTGAAGGCTTGCCAATGAGTATTGGTACTGGGGCAACGATCCTCTCTGAGATTGGCGGCAAGACTTATGATGCTGAGTGCATTGGTTTTAATGGCGGTATCACGTATTTGATGCCCATTGATGCTATGGAAGGCATTTCTCCTGGTGCTTTGGTGTATCCAGCCAATACGCCATTTAGCTCTGGAGTGGGCTATACCTCAAGCGCGATTGGTGAGCCCTTGCCAATTGGCGAAAGCTTGCTAGGCCGAGTGGTAGACGGCTTGGGTCGTCCCATTGATGGTAAAGGCTACGGAGAAAAGCAATTTGCTCCCACCATCCAGCGCACTTTAAATCCCTTAGATCGAACGCCCATTCATGAGCCATTGGATGTGGGTATTCAGGCAGTCAATGGATTGCTCACAGTGGGTCGAGGTCAAAGGGTGGGAATTTTTGCTGGTTCTGGAGTTGGTAAAAGCGTATTGCTTGGAATGCTTGCTCGTAATTGCGTGGCAGACGTCATTGTGATTGGCTTGGTCGGTGAGCGAGGCCGTGAGGTGCGAGAGTTTTGTGAAGAAACGCTTGGCCCAGAATCATTTAAGCGTGCGGTTGTGGTTGCGGCTCCTGCTGACGCCTCCCCATTAGCCCGCTCTAAGGGCGCTTCTTATGCTACCGATGTAGCGATTTGGTTTAGGGATCAAGGCAAGCATGTGGTTTTGATTGTGGACTCGCTAACAAGGTACGCAATGGCCTTACGCGAGATTGGTCTTAGCCTTGGAGAGGCGCCAGTTGCAAGGGGTTACCCGCCAAGCGTTTTTGCGCGTATGCCTGAGTTGGTGGAGCGTGTTGGTAATGGCGCCAATCCAGATGGCTCAATTACCGCGTTTTACACCGTGCTCCTGGAAGGGGATGATACGAATGATCCTGTGGCTGATACCGCGAGGGGCATTTTAGACGGTCATTTTTTCCTCTCTAGAGAGTTGGCAGATAGCGGCCACTACCCAGCAATCGATGTCGAAAAGTCCATATCCCGGGTCATGCCCAAAGTAGTTTCTAAAGAGCATTTATTGTCAGCTAGGCGCCTCAAGCAACTTTATAGTAGATATATGCGGGGACGTGATCTGGTTTCTATGGGTGCCTATATTGCAGGCACCGACCCTGAATTGGATGCTGCCCTGCAGGCATGGCCCAAAATCCAAGCTTTTTTGCAGCAAGATGCAGAAGTTGCCATTCCAATCGATCAAACAGAAACACTTTTGTTTGAAATAGCGCCCCCGGCGGCCTAA
- a CDS encoding FliH/SctL family protein yields the protein MPSSDEDSLLTRWEPPSFDPPKPPKPPKVAPIQYPTVEEVEAIRENAFQEAYGLGSNQGFVEGRDAGYKEGKESGYREGYKQGYVEADTETKRLQDALGQLLEVLTGMPEAIAEPLTQFSYEVASRLAANASMERAPFVAAVQEALMRLPRPGENLYLRLRAEEVETWKKIVDDPGLPFNCTILLDADVRPGHAYVEVAGARIDVGSQARVALVKSALGLNINSDELAASDAPFVANEAGSVEEINQEGPHSEVHEDDDKEVGAS from the coding sequence ATGCCTTCCTCTGATGAGGACTCATTGCTAACGAGGTGGGAGCCGCCTTCCTTTGATCCTCCTAAGCCCCCTAAGCCTCCTAAAGTTGCGCCTATTCAATATCCTACTGTTGAAGAGGTGGAGGCCATTCGTGAAAATGCCTTTCAAGAAGCCTATGGGCTCGGTTCTAACCAAGGTTTTGTAGAAGGCCGTGATGCTGGTTACAAAGAAGGTAAAGAATCGGGTTATCGCGAAGGTTACAAACAAGGTTATGTCGAGGCAGATACAGAAACCAAGCGTTTGCAAGACGCCTTAGGTCAACTGCTTGAAGTCTTAACGGGAATGCCAGAAGCCATCGCTGAACCTCTGACACAATTTAGCTATGAGGTAGCCAGCCGTCTTGCCGCTAATGCCTCTATGGAGCGCGCTCCTTTTGTGGCGGCAGTGCAAGAGGCATTAATGCGCTTACCTCGTCCAGGTGAAAATTTATACCTCAGACTTCGCGCCGAAGAAGTGGAGACCTGGAAAAAAATCGTTGATGATCCCGGCCTTCCTTTTAACTGCACTATTTTGCTCGATGCTGATGTTCGTCCTGGACATGCTTATGTTGAGGTTGCGGGTGCGCGAATTGATGTTGGATCACAAGCCCGTGTAGCGTTGGTGAAGTCGGCTCTAGGTTTGAATATCAATAGTGATGAATTGGCGGCAAGCGATGCTCCATTTGTTGCTAATGAAGCGGGTAGCGTTGAAGAAATAAATCAAGAGGGCCCACATTCAGAAGTTCACGAAGACGATGACAAAGAGGTTGGAGCTTCATGA